Proteins found in one Pelobates fuscus isolate aPelFus1 chromosome 10, aPelFus1.pri, whole genome shotgun sequence genomic segment:
- the FGF8 gene encoding fibroblast growth factor 8 isoform X2, with amino-acid sequence MRYITSVLGYLLLHLFVICLQAQHVREQSLVTDQLSRRLIRTYQLYSRTSGKHVQVLDNKKINAMAEDGDPHAKLIVETDTFGSRVRIKGAETGFYICMNKKGKLIGKTNGRGKDCVFTEIVLENNYTALQNSKYEGWYMAFTRRGRPRKGSKTRQHQREVHFMKRLPKGHHTTEPHKRFEFINYPFNRRSKRTRYSSSR; translated from the exons ATGAGGTACATCACATCAGTCCTGGGCTATCT GTTGTTACACTTGTTTGTCATCTGTCTACAAGCTCAG CATGTGAGGGAGCAAAGCCTTGTGACAGATCAACTGAGCCGTCGGCTCATCCGGACCTACCAGTTGTACAGTCGGACCAGCGGCAAGCACGTGCAGGTTctggataacaaaaaaattaatgcaATGGCCGAAGATGGCGACCCACATG CCAAGCTGATTGTCGAAACGGACACGTTTGGAAGCAGAGTCCGCATTAAAGGCGCAGAAACTGGCTTTTATATCTGCATGAACAAAAAGGGAAAACTGATCGGCAAG ACAAATGGGAGAGGCAAAGATTGTGTCTTCACCGAGATTGTCCTCGAGAACAACTACACTGCTTTGCAAAATAGCAAGTATGAAGGCTGGTACATGGCGTTCACACGAAGAGGCCGTCCTAGGAAAGGTTCCAAGACAAGGCAGCACCAACGGGAGGTTCATTTTATGAAGAGGTTGCCGAAGGGCCACCACACCACAGAACCTCATAAACGTTTTGAGTTTATTAATTACCCTTTTAATAGAAGGAGTAAAAGAACTCGATACTCAAGCTCTCGGTAG
- the FGF8 gene encoding fibroblast growth factor 8 isoform X1, translating to MRYITSVLGYLLLHLFVICLQAQVTIQSPPNFTQHVREQSLVTDQLSRRLIRTYQLYSRTSGKHVQVLDNKKINAMAEDGDPHAKLIVETDTFGSRVRIKGAETGFYICMNKKGKLIGKTNGRGKDCVFTEIVLENNYTALQNSKYEGWYMAFTRRGRPRKGSKTRQHQREVHFMKRLPKGHHTTEPHKRFEFINYPFNRRSKRTRYSSSR from the exons ATGAGGTACATCACATCAGTCCTGGGCTATCT GTTGTTACACTTGTTTGTCATCTGTCTACAAGCTCAG GTAACTATTCAGTCCCCACCTAATTTTACACAGCATGTGAGGGAGCAAAGCCTTGTGACAGATCAACTGAGCCGTCGGCTCATCCGGACCTACCAGTTGTACAGTCGGACCAGCGGCAAGCACGTGCAGGTTctggataacaaaaaaattaatgcaATGGCCGAAGATGGCGACCCACATG CCAAGCTGATTGTCGAAACGGACACGTTTGGAAGCAGAGTCCGCATTAAAGGCGCAGAAACTGGCTTTTATATCTGCATGAACAAAAAGGGAAAACTGATCGGCAAG ACAAATGGGAGAGGCAAAGATTGTGTCTTCACCGAGATTGTCCTCGAGAACAACTACACTGCTTTGCAAAATAGCAAGTATGAAGGCTGGTACATGGCGTTCACACGAAGAGGCCGTCCTAGGAAAGGTTCCAAGACAAGGCAGCACCAACGGGAGGTTCATTTTATGAAGAGGTTGCCGAAGGGCCACCACACCACAGAACCTCATAAACGTTTTGAGTTTATTAATTACCCTTTTAATAGAAGGAGTAAAAGAACTCGATACTCAAGCTCTCGGTAG